Proteins encoded by one window of Papio anubis isolate 15944 chromosome 7, Panubis1.0, whole genome shotgun sequence:
- the IRF9 gene encoding interferon regulatory factor 9 isoform X4 → MIQLRPCSGFPGSMQASRTSERTRMLPSSRPGQYLRESIRKGTQEAPLSGRLACAVHSTRVLNLRRFLRGAAWMLLSPTRCIGCCHQEPSLASQGLRNHHQSNSTVLCPLRGRRKRVPCRTAHSVPLCSRNPSIMRRRRPVGEHSIQTSGAAAAAALSHRKVQTQLRPPFKGIRGPWSFCFLQSQHQVGLFYSPDYSLLLTFIYNGRVVGEAQVQSLDCRLVAEPSGSESSMEQVLFPKPGPLEPTQRLLSQLERGILVASNPRGLFVQRLCPIPISWNAPQAPPGPGPHLLPSNECVELFRTAYFCRDLARYFQGLGPPPKFQVTLNFWEESRGPSHTPQNLITVKMEQAFARYLLEETPEQQAAILSLV, encoded by the exons ATGATACAGCTAAGACCATGTTCCGGATTCCCTGGAAGCATGCAGGCAAGCAGGACTTCCGAGAGGACCAGGATGCTGCCTTCTTCAAG GCCTGGGCAATATTTAAGGGAAAGTATAAGGAAGGGGACACAGGAGGCCCCGCTGTCTGGAAGACTCGCCTGCGCTGTGCACTCAACAAGAGTCCTGAATTTGAGGAGGTTCCTAAGAGGGGCCGCATGGATGTTGCTGAGCCCTACAAGGTGTATCGGCTGCTGCCACCAGGAACCTTCTCTG GCCAGCCAGGGACTCAGAAATCACCATCAAAGCAACAGCACAGTTCTGTGTCCtctgagaggaaggaggaagagggtgcCATGCAGAACTGCACACTCAGTCCCTCTGTGCTCCAGGAATCCCTCAATAAT gaggaggaggaggccagtGGGGGAGCACTCCATTCAGACAtcgggagcagcagcagcagcagccctgaGCCACAGGAAG GTACAGACACAACTGAGGCCCCCTTTCAAGGGGATCAGAGGTCCCTGGAGTTTCTGCTTCCTCCAGAGCCAG CACCAAGTAGGGCTGTTCTATTCCCCAGACTACTCACTGCTGCTCACCTTCATCTACAATGGGCGTGTGGTGGGCGAGGCCCAGGTGCAAAGCCTGGATTGCCGCCTTGTGGCTGAGCCCTCAGGCTCTGAGAGCAGCATGGAGCAGGTGCTGTTCCCCAAGCCTGGCCCACTGGAGCCCACGCAGCGCCTGCTGAGCCAGCTTGAGAGGGGCATCCTGGTGGCCAGCAACCCCCGAGGCCTCTTCGTGCAGCGCCTTTGCCCCATCCCCATCTCCTGGAATGCACCCCAGGCTCCACCTGGGCCAGGCCCGCATCTGCTGCCTAGCAACGAGTGCGTGGAGCTCTTCAGAACCGCCTACTTCTGCAGAG ACTTGGCCAGGTACTTCCAGGGCCTAGGCCCCCCTCCGAAGTTCCAAGTAACACTGAATTTCTGGGAAGAGAGCCGTGGCCCCAGCCATACTCCACAGAATCTTATCACAGTGAAG ATGGAGCAGGCCTTTGCCCGATACTTGCTGGAGGAGACTCCAGAGCAGCAGGCAGCCATTCTGTCCCTGGTGTAG
- the IRF9 gene encoding interferon regulatory factor 9 isoform X5, whose product MASGRARCTRKLRNWVVEQVESGQFPGVCWDDTAKTMFRIPWKHAGKQDFREDQDAAFFKASQGLRNHHQSNSTVLCPLRGRRKRVPCRTAHSVPLCSRNPSIMRRRRPVGEHSIQTSGAAAAAALSHRKVQTQLRPPFKGIRGPWSFCFLQSQHQVGLFYSPDYSLLLTFIYNGRVVGEAQVQSLDCRLVAEPSGSESSMEQVLFPKPGPLEPTQRLLSQLERGILVASNPRGLFVQRLCPIPISWNAPQAPPGPGPHLLPSNECVELFRTAYFCRDLARYFQGLGPPPKFQVTLNFWEESRGPSHTPQNLITVKMEQAFARYLLEETPEQQAAILSLV is encoded by the exons ATGGCATCAGGCAGGGCACGCTGTACCCGAAAACTCCGGAACTGGGTGGTGGAGCAAGTGGAGAGCGGGCAGTTCCCTGGAGTGTGCTGGGATGATACAGCTAAGACCATGTTCCGGATTCCCTGGAAGCATGCAGGCAAGCAGGACTTCCGAGAGGACCAGGATGCTGCCTTCTTCAAG GCCAGCCAGGGACTCAGAAATCACCATCAAAGCAACAGCACAGTTCTGTGTCCtctgagaggaaggaggaagagggtgcCATGCAGAACTGCACACTCAGTCCCTCTGTGCTCCAGGAATCCCTCAATAAT gaggaggaggaggccagtGGGGGAGCACTCCATTCAGACAtcgggagcagcagcagcagcagccctgaGCCACAGGAAG GTACAGACACAACTGAGGCCCCCTTTCAAGGGGATCAGAGGTCCCTGGAGTTTCTGCTTCCTCCAGAGCCAG CACCAAGTAGGGCTGTTCTATTCCCCAGACTACTCACTGCTGCTCACCTTCATCTACAATGGGCGTGTGGTGGGCGAGGCCCAGGTGCAAAGCCTGGATTGCCGCCTTGTGGCTGAGCCCTCAGGCTCTGAGAGCAGCATGGAGCAGGTGCTGTTCCCCAAGCCTGGCCCACTGGAGCCCACGCAGCGCCTGCTGAGCCAGCTTGAGAGGGGCATCCTGGTGGCCAGCAACCCCCGAGGCCTCTTCGTGCAGCGCCTTTGCCCCATCCCCATCTCCTGGAATGCACCCCAGGCTCCACCTGGGCCAGGCCCGCATCTGCTGCCTAGCAACGAGTGCGTGGAGCTCTTCAGAACCGCCTACTTCTGCAGAG ACTTGGCCAGGTACTTCCAGGGCCTAGGCCCCCCTCCGAAGTTCCAAGTAACACTGAATTTCTGGGAAGAGAGCCGTGGCCCCAGCCATACTCCACAGAATCTTATCACAGTGAAG ATGGAGCAGGCCTTTGCCCGATACTTGCTGGAGGAGACTCCAGAGCAGCAGGCAGCCATTCTGTCCCTGGTGTAG
- the IRF9 gene encoding interferon regulatory factor 9 isoform X2 has product MASGRARCTRKLRNWVVEQVESGQFPGVCWDDTAKTMFRIPWKHAGKQDFREDQDAAFFKAWAIFKGKYKEGDTGGPAVWKTRLRCALNKSPEFEEVPKRGRMDVAEPYKVYRLLPPGTFSGQPGTQKSPSKQQHSSVSSERKEEEGAMQNCTLSPSVLQESLNNVQTQLRPPFKGIRGPWSFCFLQSQHQVGLFYSPDYSLLLTFIYNGRVVGEAQVQSLDCRLVAEPSGSESSMEQVLFPKPGPLEPTQRLLSQLERGILVASNPRGLFVQRLCPIPISWNAPQAPPGPGPHLLPSNECVELFRTAYFCRDLARYFQGLGPPPKFQVTLNFWEESRGPSHTPQNLITVKMEQAFARYLLEETPEQQAAILSLV; this is encoded by the exons ATGGCATCAGGCAGGGCACGCTGTACCCGAAAACTCCGGAACTGGGTGGTGGAGCAAGTGGAGAGCGGGCAGTTCCCTGGAGTGTGCTGGGATGATACAGCTAAGACCATGTTCCGGATTCCCTGGAAGCATGCAGGCAAGCAGGACTTCCGAGAGGACCAGGATGCTGCCTTCTTCAAG GCCTGGGCAATATTTAAGGGAAAGTATAAGGAAGGGGACACAGGAGGCCCCGCTGTCTGGAAGACTCGCCTGCGCTGTGCACTCAACAAGAGTCCTGAATTTGAGGAGGTTCCTAAGAGGGGCCGCATGGATGTTGCTGAGCCCTACAAGGTGTATCGGCTGCTGCCACCAGGAACCTTCTCTG GCCAGCCAGGGACTCAGAAATCACCATCAAAGCAACAGCACAGTTCTGTGTCCtctgagaggaaggaggaagagggtgcCATGCAGAACTGCACACTCAGTCCCTCTGTGCTCCAGGAATCCCTCAATAAT GTACAGACACAACTGAGGCCCCCTTTCAAGGGGATCAGAGGTCCCTGGAGTTTCTGCTTCCTCCAGAGCCAG CACCAAGTAGGGCTGTTCTATTCCCCAGACTACTCACTGCTGCTCACCTTCATCTACAATGGGCGTGTGGTGGGCGAGGCCCAGGTGCAAAGCCTGGATTGCCGCCTTGTGGCTGAGCCCTCAGGCTCTGAGAGCAGCATGGAGCAGGTGCTGTTCCCCAAGCCTGGCCCACTGGAGCCCACGCAGCGCCTGCTGAGCCAGCTTGAGAGGGGCATCCTGGTGGCCAGCAACCCCCGAGGCCTCTTCGTGCAGCGCCTTTGCCCCATCCCCATCTCCTGGAATGCACCCCAGGCTCCACCTGGGCCAGGCCCGCATCTGCTGCCTAGCAACGAGTGCGTGGAGCTCTTCAGAACCGCCTACTTCTGCAGAG ACTTGGCCAGGTACTTCCAGGGCCTAGGCCCCCCTCCGAAGTTCCAAGTAACACTGAATTTCTGGGAAGAGAGCCGTGGCCCCAGCCATACTCCACAGAATCTTATCACAGTGAAG ATGGAGCAGGCCTTTGCCCGATACTTGCTGGAGGAGACTCCAGAGCAGCAGGCAGCCATTCTGTCCCTGGTGTAG
- the IRF9 gene encoding interferon regulatory factor 9 isoform X1 produces MASGRARCTRKLRNWVVEQVESGQFPGVCWDDTAKTMFRIPWKHAGKQDFREDQDAAFFKAWAIFKGKYKEGDTGGPAVWKTRLRCALNKSPEFEEVPKRGRMDVAEPYKVYRLLPPGTFSGQPGTQKSPSKQQHSSVSSERKEEEGAMQNCTLSPSVLQESLNNEEEEASGGALHSDIGSSSSSSPEPQEGTDTTEAPFQGDQRSLEFLLPPEPDYSLLLTFIYNGRVVGEAQVQSLDCRLVAEPSGSESSMEQVLFPKPGPLEPTQRLLSQLERGILVASNPRGLFVQRLCPIPISWNAPQAPPGPGPHLLPSNECVELFRTAYFCRDLARYFQGLGPPPKFQVTLNFWEESRGPSHTPQNLITVKMEQAFARYLLEETPEQQAAILSLV; encoded by the exons ATGGCATCAGGCAGGGCACGCTGTACCCGAAAACTCCGGAACTGGGTGGTGGAGCAAGTGGAGAGCGGGCAGTTCCCTGGAGTGTGCTGGGATGATACAGCTAAGACCATGTTCCGGATTCCCTGGAAGCATGCAGGCAAGCAGGACTTCCGAGAGGACCAGGATGCTGCCTTCTTCAAG GCCTGGGCAATATTTAAGGGAAAGTATAAGGAAGGGGACACAGGAGGCCCCGCTGTCTGGAAGACTCGCCTGCGCTGTGCACTCAACAAGAGTCCTGAATTTGAGGAGGTTCCTAAGAGGGGCCGCATGGATGTTGCTGAGCCCTACAAGGTGTATCGGCTGCTGCCACCAGGAACCTTCTCTG GCCAGCCAGGGACTCAGAAATCACCATCAAAGCAACAGCACAGTTCTGTGTCCtctgagaggaaggaggaagagggtgcCATGCAGAACTGCACACTCAGTCCCTCTGTGCTCCAGGAATCCCTCAATAAT gaggaggaggaggccagtGGGGGAGCACTCCATTCAGACAtcgggagcagcagcagcagcagccctgaGCCACAGGAAG GTACAGACACAACTGAGGCCCCCTTTCAAGGGGATCAGAGGTCCCTGGAGTTTCTGCTTCCTCCAGAGCCAG ACTACTCACTGCTGCTCACCTTCATCTACAATGGGCGTGTGGTGGGCGAGGCCCAGGTGCAAAGCCTGGATTGCCGCCTTGTGGCTGAGCCCTCAGGCTCTGAGAGCAGCATGGAGCAGGTGCTGTTCCCCAAGCCTGGCCCACTGGAGCCCACGCAGCGCCTGCTGAGCCAGCTTGAGAGGGGCATCCTGGTGGCCAGCAACCCCCGAGGCCTCTTCGTGCAGCGCCTTTGCCCCATCCCCATCTCCTGGAATGCACCCCAGGCTCCACCTGGGCCAGGCCCGCATCTGCTGCCTAGCAACGAGTGCGTGGAGCTCTTCAGAACCGCCTACTTCTGCAGAG ACTTGGCCAGGTACTTCCAGGGCCTAGGCCCCCCTCCGAAGTTCCAAGTAACACTGAATTTCTGGGAAGAGAGCCGTGGCCCCAGCCATACTCCACAGAATCTTATCACAGTGAAG ATGGAGCAGGCCTTTGCCCGATACTTGCTGGAGGAGACTCCAGAGCAGCAGGCAGCCATTCTGTCCCTGGTGTAG
- the IRF9 gene encoding interferon regulatory factor 9 isoform X3, giving the protein MASGRARCTRKLRNWVVEQVESGQFPGVCWDDTAKTMFRIPWKHAGKQDFREDQDAAFFKAWAIFKGKYKEGDTGGPAVWKTRLRCALNKSPEFEEVPKRGRMDVAEPYKVYRLLPPGTFSGQPGTQKSPSKQQHSSVSSERKEEEGAMQNCTLSPSVLQESLNNEEEEASGGALHSDIGSSSSSSPEPQEGTDTTEAPFQGDQRSLEFLLPPEPDYSLLLTFIYNGRVVGEAQVQSLDCRLVAEPSGSESSMEQVLFPKPGPLEPTQRLLSQLERGILVASNPRGLFVQRLCPIPISWNAPQAPPGPGPHLLPSNECVELFRTAYFCRDPPCSLCMALLHLCGAHPVWPYAQPGSYLAAILQPRQWKRWFR; this is encoded by the exons ATGGCATCAGGCAGGGCACGCTGTACCCGAAAACTCCGGAACTGGGTGGTGGAGCAAGTGGAGAGCGGGCAGTTCCCTGGAGTGTGCTGGGATGATACAGCTAAGACCATGTTCCGGATTCCCTGGAAGCATGCAGGCAAGCAGGACTTCCGAGAGGACCAGGATGCTGCCTTCTTCAAG GCCTGGGCAATATTTAAGGGAAAGTATAAGGAAGGGGACACAGGAGGCCCCGCTGTCTGGAAGACTCGCCTGCGCTGTGCACTCAACAAGAGTCCTGAATTTGAGGAGGTTCCTAAGAGGGGCCGCATGGATGTTGCTGAGCCCTACAAGGTGTATCGGCTGCTGCCACCAGGAACCTTCTCTG GCCAGCCAGGGACTCAGAAATCACCATCAAAGCAACAGCACAGTTCTGTGTCCtctgagaggaaggaggaagagggtgcCATGCAGAACTGCACACTCAGTCCCTCTGTGCTCCAGGAATCCCTCAATAAT gaggaggaggaggccagtGGGGGAGCACTCCATTCAGACAtcgggagcagcagcagcagcagccctgaGCCACAGGAAG GTACAGACACAACTGAGGCCCCCTTTCAAGGGGATCAGAGGTCCCTGGAGTTTCTGCTTCCTCCAGAGCCAG ACTACTCACTGCTGCTCACCTTCATCTACAATGGGCGTGTGGTGGGCGAGGCCCAGGTGCAAAGCCTGGATTGCCGCCTTGTGGCTGAGCCCTCAGGCTCTGAGAGCAGCATGGAGCAGGTGCTGTTCCCCAAGCCTGGCCCACTGGAGCCCACGCAGCGCCTGCTGAGCCAGCTTGAGAGGGGCATCCTGGTGGCCAGCAACCCCCGAGGCCTCTTCGTGCAGCGCCTTTGCCCCATCCCCATCTCCTGGAATGCACCCCAGGCTCCACCTGGGCCAGGCCCGCATCTGCTGCCTAGCAACGAGTGCGTGGAGCTCTTCAGAACCGCCTACTTCTGCAGAG ATCCTCCATGTAGCCTATGCATGGCACTCCTGCACTTGTGTGGTGCACATCCTGTGTGGCCATATGCCCAGCCTGGCAGCTACCTGGCAGCTATCCTCCAGCCAAGACAATGGAAGAGGTGGTTCAGGTAG